The DNA region TTTCGGAACTTCGAGAATTTTTTGATAGTCTCGGCGTACCGACCAAGGTCGAACGTGGTGGCCGGGTTTTTCCGGTTTCTGACCGGGCCAGGGATGTCGTCGATGCGCTTCGGGCCTGGGCGGTCCGCTCCGGGGTTCTTATTCGTGGTCAGTCGCGGGTCGCGGCTCTGTGTTTCGGAGATGGTCAGAGGTTCGACCTAACCATTTCCGGAGAGCGTTCCGTATCGGCTGCGACGGTCGTTTTGACCACGGGAGGGATGAGCTACCCGGCCACAGGGTCGACGGGTGACGGGTTGGTTCTGGCCCGGGCGCTCGGGCACAACATTGTCCCGGTCCGTCCCGCCCTCGTGCCCCTGGTCACGGCTGGGGACGCGGCCGGCCGACTTCAGGGCCTGAGTCTCAAGAACGTTTCCGCCACGGTCATCGTGGAAGGAAAAGGCATAGCCCGGGAGTTTGGAGAACTCATCTTTACCCATTTCGGACTCTCTGGCCCCATCATCCTGACCCTCAGCAGGCTTGTGTCCGAGAAACTCAACATGTCCCGGTCCGTTGAGATCTCTCTGGATCTCAAGCCGGCCCTCGATCGAGATATTCTGGATCGTCGGCTTCAGCGAGAATTGACTGAGCATGGCCGGATGCAGGTCAAAGGGATTCTCGGCCATTTGCTGCCAAAAAAACTCGTGCCTGTTTGCGGCGAGTGCGTGGGCCTTGATCTTTTCAAGAACGGACATCAAGTCAGGGCCGACGAGCGTCGGTCTTTGCTGAACTGGCTGAAGGACTTCCGTTTTTCCATCGTTGCCACCCGGCCCCTGGCCGAGGCTATAGTCACCGCCGGGGGGATCGATACTAGGGAGGTTGATCCGAGAACCATGGAGTCCAGAATCCTGCCAAACCTGTATCTTGCCGGAGAGGTTTTGGACATCGATGCCGATACTGGAGGCTACAACCTTCATGCGGCCTTTGCCACCGGCCGCCTGGCTGGCCTTTACGCCGCCGGGCGTGTGCGTTCGAACAAGGGGTTAATATGACTCGATATTTATGTATTCACGGCCATTTTTACCAGCCTCCCAGACATGATCCCTGGCTGGAGGAGGTCCTGCCCGAGGGTAGTGCTGCTCCCTACCACAATTGGAACGAGCGGATCTGTCGGGAATGCTACGCCCCTCTCGGCCATGCCCGGCGGATGGAAGGCGGTGAAATATCGGCCATCTTGAATTGTTACGAATGGATGAGCTTCAATTTCGGGCCGACTCTCTTGTCGTGGATGGACCGCCATGCCCCTGATGTTTACGAGTGCATCCTTGCCGGAGACAGGGAGAGTTTGGCCAGGCTGGGACACGGCAACGCCATGGCCCAGTGCTATCATCATGTGATAATGCCCTTGGCCTCGGAGTGGGACAAGGCCCTTGAGGTGGAGTGGGCCGTCCAAGATTTCCAGTTCAGATATGATCGTGATCCGGAAGGCATGTGGCTCCCCGAGGCGGCTGTGGATACATCGAGCCTTGAATGTCTTGCCCGGGCAGGCATCCGCTATGTTGTCCTTGCTCCGAGGCAGGCCCGCCAAGTCGGCTCCCTGGACGGCGGGAAACTGGCTGATGTCGACGAGGGCAATCTCGATACCACCGTGCCGTATCTGGTCACGCTTCCCTCGGGCCGCACCATTTCCGTTTTCTTCTACCATGGGGCATTGTCCAGATCCGTTGCCTTCGAGCGGCTACTTGAAGATGGAGCCAGGTTCTGGGAGCGCCTCCAGGCCGGATATTGCGAGGGATTGAGGTCCATTGCCACAGATGGCGAATCCTATGGCCATCACTTCATGTTCGGGGAGATGGCCCTGGCTTTCGTCATCGAAAAGGCGGTCCAGGATCCGACTTTTCAATTGACCAATTATGCGGCGTTTCTGAATGACCATCCTCCGCGCTGCTCAGTCGTGCTTCACGAGCCTTCGTCTTGGAGCTGCATACACGGCATCGAGCGCTGGAGGTCAGACTGCGGCTGCGCCGACGGTGGTCACCCCGACTGGAATCAGCAGTGGAGAGGTCCGCTTCGCAGGGGTTTGAACGTCCTTAGGCATGGCGCGGGGCGACATTACCGCAAGGCCGGCGAATCCCTGTTCCTCGATCCTGAGTCGGCCCTTCGAAGTTTCGGCCGGGTTTTGTCCGGCGAGTGGGACTTCGACCAATTTTTCTCCGGCCAAGTCCGGCCGGATCTTGATCTCGATACTTTGGACAGGGCCGTCGATCTCCTGCAGATGGAGCGATGGGCCCTATCTATGTTCGCCAGCTGTGCCTGGTTTTTTGATGACATAGGCCGTATCGAGCCCGAAAAGGCCATGCTCGCCGCAAAGCGGGTTATCGAACTTATGAAGGCCACTGGAGGACCAGATCTGGAGTCCGACGTGCTCGAGCATTTTGTCCAGGCCCTATCCAACGATCCGGCCAAGGGTACAGCCCTCGATCTGTGGAGCGGGCCCGTGCGGCGAGCCACGGCGAATGACGAGGTTTTGGCCGTGCTTGCGGTCATGCTCGACATGGACGACACCGCCACAATCCGGGGCGTCATCGCCTGGCCAGGCCTGGGGGCGCGTGTCGAACGACGAGATGCGGCGAACGCTCGAATCAATGTCATCCTTCGTTCGCGATTCAAGACCGCGACACGGACGGTTGAGGTCGAGCCTCGTGGCCCTGGAATTCCTGATGAAGTCTTTCTGCCTGCCTCGGGCCGGCATATCCGATGGCGTGATCTGGAGGGTCGAAAACGCCTTTTGATCTGCTCCCGCCTGGCCAGGGCCGTTCAGAAACAGGCGTCTTCGTGCCTGATGGGGCGGACGCTCGATGTGTCGGCCATTTTTCCGTCCTACACTGAGGGACAAAGGACGCCAGTCGGAGACTATGGCCTGCTTGTACCCAACCTTGCCCTAACCTGGGCCCTCGGCGGAGATGTTGAAGTCGAGCGTGACTTTTTGGCTTATGTCGGCGAGGGGCTCCGTCGAGAGCCGATCCTCTTGGCAATGTTTGTTGAAGAGGTCATCAAGAGGGCCGGTCAGTTTCTGGATGACGGTGATTTCGACGGTTTGGCCGGTTTTTTGACGAGAGTGAATCGGATCGGAGTTTCTGTCGACTGGTGGTCACTTCAGAACAGGGTCTGGCGTCTGGGCGCACATAATTTGATTCATGTCGGCCATGCCCTGGGGTTTCAGGTTCCGTCAGCGAGTCACCCATGAGACGGATATGGAAACTGTTTCTGATTGCTGCGGCGGGGTGTGTCCTGCTCTTGATTAACTGCCCGGCCATGGCTTCAGCGAACTATGCCCAGGCCATCAACGACTCGGTGGGAATCATTTTGGCCAATGTCAGGGACTCGATCGGTCTTGCCGGCAAACGCGTCGCCGTGGCCCAATTTACCAGCCTTGACAGTTCCAGTGAATGCATGCCTTTGAGCGATTTGATTGAGGATCAGGTCGTCTCGGCCATGAATCTGTTCCGGAGGTCTCTGTTCGTCTCCCCACCTTCGGGAAATTTCGGGTCCGAGCCCTTCACGATTCTTCGGGTTCCCGGCCAGGACGATGACGATATTTTGTTGGGCTGCGATTTGTTGATCACCGGGACATGGGAGAAGGTCACCGGCGGGTTCTTCCTGACCACACGCTGCGTCGAATTTGGTGAATATGGTGACTATATCCTGTGTTCGGTTGTCCGTCATGTCCCGCTCGACGGGCTAATTCCCGCCCAGAAGAAGTGCCTGTCCGGCCCTGAGGCTCTATTCCCTTTTCAGCAGGGACTAATCCAAGATCTTCAGTCGGAGTTGTTTTCCGTGGAGAGACGCCTGGAGGCGTTGAGGCGCGAAAGCGATGCACGAGATCGAAAGATACGGCTGACGGGAATGATGAACGAGCGGTCTAGAATTCTTCACGTACTCAAGCAGGCTGCGACCTCCGGACCGTTACCTCATGCCGCGGGAGAACCCTCTAATATGGCCTGGCTGCACATCAACACCGTGCCTGCCGGACTTGACATTTCCATCAACGACCGTTTTGTCGGGCAAGCACCATTGGATGAGTATCCTGTCGAGGCCGATGTTGAGACTCGGATTACGGTGCAAGGCGATCCGCGGTATTTCGATCCCGGGAAGCACAGGGTTCGACTCCCACGGAATTCGAGACGGTCCGTGACCATTACGGCTCCCCGCAGCACTGGCACGGTTCAATTTCTCGGCCAGATTCCCTTAGAGACGGTCATTGTCGGAACCGAAAGGCTGGAATCCTTTCGCCCGGATCGCCCGGTATCTTCCATTCCTGCCGGTTGGCATGAGCTAATTCTCTGGTCATCGGAACGTTCTGTCTCCTATGGCCTCGATCTCTGGGCCCACGACATCCTGACCTTGGATTATGGGAATCTGACCAAGTCTTCACAATCAACAGGTGATCTTTTTCTCGAACGACAACGTCTTCTCGAGCTTCGCAAGCAGAACCGCGAACTGGAGGCCATGGTCAGAAAGCGACTTTCACAGGCGCGGAGACTCCGCGATTTCCGCATCGTCCATGCCGAGACCATCGATTTCTCTCTCGGTCCGGTATCGTCCTTGGCCGTTTCCTCCAGCGGTCGATATGTCGCTGTTGGTGGAAACGGCCGGATATGGCTTAAAGACAGGAAACATGACAGTTCCATGTTGTTACAGGCCATGGTTGGGCCGGTCCTGAGCTTGACTTTTTCTCCCGACGAGAGTCGGCTGGCTGCGGGTGGCCGGGATAACAGGATTTTCTTCTGGGATACTGCGTCGTGGAACGAACCAATCCGCCTTTCATTTTTTCCCAGAAATGAGTACGCCAACATCCTGAGTTTCAGTCCTGACGGAGCGATCCTTGCTGCCGGTGGTAGCGACGGTCTGATTCGCGTGCTCAATACAGATTCGGGCAAGTTCGAATCGGAAATTCTCGTCTATCCGTATTCAGAGTTCGTCAATTCCCTGGCGTTTTCACCAGACGGCAAATTTCTGGCTTCCCGCTTGAATGAAGGTTCAGTGAAAATTTTTCGGATCGAAACGGGATCGCTTTTGCATTCATTTTCAGATGATCGGGAGTACACTTTTCCTACTCCTTTCGTACCTGCCTTTTCTGGGGATTCCCGTAATCTGGCAACGACCCGCGGGAGAGATCGTGTCGCCATATGGAATATTGAGCAGGCGTCAATGAGCGGTGTACTCGGTTCATTGAAACAGGCGTATGGTGTGTCCTGGTTCCCCTATGAGTGGTGCTTGGCCGGATGGAATGCTGATGAAATGATTTTTTGGGACTCCGTAGCCATGCAGGAGTCCAGCAGGCTCAAGAACCTGAATGCGGCCTTTCTTGCCGTGCCCGATTCAGGTTACGGTTTTGCGGTCGTTGTTCGCGGAGCCCGTGAGGATGTTCTCAACTGGTGGGCCATGCCCTGATTCTCCGAGCTTCGAGAAAAAATTGTTGACGGGCGGATGAGAATCACCTAGAGAACAAAACCTCACGAACACAGGCCAATGTGCTCGTGTCGCAATCCCCGGTAGCTCAGTTGGCAGAGCAGGTGGCTGTTAACCACCCTGTCGGCAGTTCAAATCTGTCCCGGGGAGCCATAACGACACTTCCCTTTGGGAAATTATTGAAAACGAAGAGGCTTCAAGGTATCCTTGAAGCCTCTTCGTTCATTTTTTTCTAGGTATTGTTTCTGGACTGCGTATTCCTGGTTCAGTCCGCGTAGCTCAGCTTGATTTTTTTTGGGATTTCTTTACTCAACTGATCGGCCAAGGATCGGATGGTTTTTTGAACCGCATCCATGAAGAAAACCTGGTCTGGTTCGCTTTGGCCGGCAATGATCTCTTTGGTCACGGCCTCAGCTTCTTGGACTGTCACCAGAAGATCGGTGTTCGGCCCCGATGTGGGTCTGATTCCAGCGGCCGCATAGGACGCATAGGACACCTGGCGATTGATGTCACTTTGGCCATGGGTCGTTTCTGATGTTTTTTGGAGAACGGCGTTTATGTTGTAGTCGCAGGCCGGTTCGACCACGGTCAGTGACCCCGGGATGTTCAGGTAGGTCTTCATGGTGGCCAGTGTCGAGTCGTTC from Deltaproteobacteria bacterium includes:
- a CDS encoding NAD(P)/FAD-dependent oxidoreductase is translated as MTRVWDVAVVGGGPAGLMASGTAAGQGASTILLERNDRVGRKLAITGKGRGNLTNDCPLVEFLSRFGEKGSYLRQVIGSFFVSELREFFDSLGVPTKVERGGRVFPVSDRARDVVDALRAWAVRSGVLIRGQSRVAALCFGDGQRFDLTISGERSVSAATVVLTTGGMSYPATGSTGDGLVLARALGHNIVPVRPALVPLVTAGDAAGRLQGLSLKNVSATVIVEGKGIAREFGELIFTHFGLSGPIILTLSRLVSEKLNMSRSVEISLDLKPALDRDILDRRLQRELTEHGRMQVKGILGHLLPKKLVPVCGECVGLDLFKNGHQVRADERRSLLNWLKDFRFSIVATRPLAEAIVTAGGIDTREVDPRTMESRILPNLYLAGEVLDIDADTGGYNLHAAFATGRLAGLYAAGRVRSNKGLI
- a CDS encoding DUF3536 domain-containing protein — protein: MTRYLCIHGHFYQPPRHDPWLEEVLPEGSAAPYHNWNERICRECYAPLGHARRMEGGEISAILNCYEWMSFNFGPTLLSWMDRHAPDVYECILAGDRESLARLGHGNAMAQCYHHVIMPLASEWDKALEVEWAVQDFQFRYDRDPEGMWLPEAAVDTSSLECLARAGIRYVVLAPRQARQVGSLDGGKLADVDEGNLDTTVPYLVTLPSGRTISVFFYHGALSRSVAFERLLEDGARFWERLQAGYCEGLRSIATDGESYGHHFMFGEMALAFVIEKAVQDPTFQLTNYAAFLNDHPPRCSVVLHEPSSWSCIHGIERWRSDCGCADGGHPDWNQQWRGPLRRGLNVLRHGAGRHYRKAGESLFLDPESALRSFGRVLSGEWDFDQFFSGQVRPDLDLDTLDRAVDLLQMERWALSMFASCAWFFDDIGRIEPEKAMLAAKRVIELMKATGGPDLESDVLEHFVQALSNDPAKGTALDLWSGPVRRATANDEVLAVLAVMLDMDDTATIRGVIAWPGLGARVERRDAANARINVILRSRFKTATRTVEVEPRGPGIPDEVFLPASGRHIRWRDLEGRKRLLICSRLARAVQKQASSCLMGRTLDVSAIFPSYTEGQRTPVGDYGLLVPNLALTWALGGDVEVERDFLAYVGEGLRREPILLAMFVEEVIKRAGQFLDDGDFDGLAGFLTRVNRIGVSVDWWSLQNRVWRLGAHNLIHVGHALGFQVPSASHP